TCAGCATTCTCGTTAGACATTAGCCGACAAAGTAGTTAGAAACTTCTTAAGAGACAACAAAATTCAACCAGTAACATAAATCAAGTCGTCTTCCAAATACTTCTTGTGGGCTTCCCATCAGAATAtactacaacaacaacaacaaagcctttagtcccaaacaagttggggtaggctagaggtgaaacctaTCAGAATATAATGATCTGATGAAAATAACTCCAACTGGCTCTTATGGAATACTGAATATGAAAAACTATGCACAAAGAATATCAATTAAGTTACCTCGTTAACCTTTTGAGAACGCTTCTCAAGAGATCGTGACCATTTCAAACTTGATCCACCAACACTTAACACGCCAGATTTTCGTATAGAGAATCCATTAGTTGAGACAGTATAAATCATATCTCTCTTCTTGGTTTGTAATAGTTTTCTGTTACACGATAAGGGACACATTAAAACAAATTGCATTAATGGCTCAATAGAGAAAGAAAGAAGTTCAGGCTAGTCTGCTAATGTTACCTGACTATTCGTAAGGAGCTCACATTCTGAGTGTGACTGCTTCTAAAATTCTTGTAGTATATTTTTCTTTTCCATGGAAGAATACGTGGGAAAGCCTTCGCATAACTAGTTCCCACAGATCCTTTCCTCTGTGGTTGTTGCCCACTGAGTGTCCACACGTGAGAGGAAGTTCCCATATTATTTGTCCGAAGAGCTGCATTTAGAAAAGTTTGAGCAAATGGTAGTTAAATGAATTAGCATTGCTTTCTTATTCAAGTATGAGGTTGCAATTGTGGTATGCCTCATAAGGAAAACAAAGAATACAAGAGAACTGAATACCTTTATGTGGTCTCTCCTTTAAACCATTGATACTGTTGTTCGAGGATGCAACTTGTACATTATTCTCACCTGAATTTAAGCTCTCAGCAGTAGCAATCTCTTTTGTATTCTGACCATCAGAGGAAGATGAACTCAAAACAATCTGATTTTTCCGCTTCTTGAAATATAAATCAGAGGCTGTGGGTGGCTGCAGTGATAAAACCTTATCTGTAGAACTTTTAGTTGGGTCATCAGGGTGCTGCCTCTGTGCGGCAACCAATTGATTTGATTTCGGTCTAACATAAACCACTTTACTAGCATCTGAGGGTTCAGGTGTTTGTGCACTTCTAATGCTTGGGGTATCAACACCTGAGTTCAATTGCTTAGCCGAATCTTCTTTTTCAGTTTCAGGAACATGCTGCTTGGGCAAAGTTTTAGACAACTGCTCTGGAAGGTTTGTGGTTGAATTGATGGACTTGGCATGAAGTGGTAAAGGAGGAGTCTTAGGTCTTTCAACTGTAAAGTTCGAACGTGCTGCAGAATCATTTGAATCAACTTTCCTGACAAAGTTCATGCTTCTCCTAATCACAGGCTTATTCAACTTATTCTGAGTATCCAGACTAGAAGAATGGGAGAGTTTTCCTGTTGCTGGATTTCTAATAAGGGCGTTACCCTTGCGTATATAAGAGTTTTGAGTTTTGTCATTCCTCCTCGGTGGTTGTTTAGGCGGTAATCCTGAAGGCTGTGAACTGGGCAAAGATGTAGAAGATGTCAAGTCACCACGATACCATGTCTTGTGCCTTGGATTTGAACTTACACGAGGAGGCTCTCGGGATGAACTGGGCAAATTCGCCTGTTTAGGAGCTACCTTGGGAGGCATAGAGCTTGTACAATTCATCTGAGGAGACTTCCCCACAGGGTTACCAACCGAGTCCAATCCTGCTCTCCTGCTATCCTCCTTTGGTGCTAAGACTGGCAAACTAATAGAAGGTAAAGTAGATTTGCATGGTTGATGATCCTTTTTAGCTTCTGACACAACGGATTCAATCCAAGAAGACAACAAATCTCGCTTTGTGCTTGAGTTAACCACAGAACCTTCAGTATTACTGTTATAGGTATTATTATCTGGCTCAACAGATACCTGAGGAGAAAGCGTTGTATCCATCACATCGGTAGATTCCACAGCTGGGATAGCAGGTTCAATTGGGTTACCCACAGGATTATCCACCATCTGATGATCATGTTGATcaacaacatttattgaactaATAGAGTGCAAACCAGAGAGAACTACCTCCACATGTTTCTCAACATCACCACTGATTCCTTTATTACTGTCATAGGTATTATCCAGCTCAACAGATACCTGAGGAGAAACTAGCTCTGCATCCATCACATCAATAGATTCTACAGCTGGGATAATAGCAGGTTCAGTTGGGTTGCCCACAGAAATATCCACCATTTGATGATCATGTTGATCTACAACATTTATTGAACTAATAGAGTGCAAACCCGAGAGAATTATCTCGCCATGTTTCTCAACATTGCCACTGATCTCGGGTGTCAATGAGTCTGACTGAGGCATATCACTACCAGATACAGATAGCCTAATGCTGTTAACCTGACTAGAGAAAGCATCCACACTTCCACACTGCTCCAAACCTTGTGCAGTATCATGATCCTGACTAACAGAAGTGTCATTATCCACGCTCTGATCCAAACCTATCCTATCTTTCCTAACAGTAGCATCATTAGTCACAAACTGCTCAGACATAGCAATGCTGTTGACCGCTGGCGGTAAAGTCAGCCAATTTTGAGAACCTACACCAACTGAGTCATCATCAGCCACACCTTTTTGTTTTACAAGACTATCAAATTCTGTCACTGTGGAAACATCTAATCCTTTCTGCCCTTCCAGCAGCTCATTGTTTTCCTTGAGCTGTCGCTCACTTTCAATGTTATTACTGAAATAGAAATTACTGCCAAGTGTCAAAGTTGTAGGAACAGACTGCTCGCTGTTACCAGATACAGATGAAGATTCACGGGAATGTGCCAAGGGAAAATCAATCTCGGGAGGCAGATGACCTCTATGAAGATTTATCAGTTCTGCTACCTGAGCTGTAGCACCCCTTTCTATACCATTATTCAAAACAATACCCCGGGTTAAATCCTCCATAAGATCAGCGTCTAATGGTGGCACATTCATGCTTTCAACATTTCTGGAACATGACAGATTAAAGAAATCTCTACCTTCAACTTCCATGGGAGCATCTGTTTCATTGAAAGCAGTTCCGTCATTGAGAAGATCTTCCTTGTGGCTATTGCCGAATCCACCAGCTAAATTAAATTCTGGAGTGCTCCCAGAATTACAGGTGGTGGTAGCATGTCTTTCAGTTGACCCCATGACAAACTTGCTCATAGTAGTTTCTGATGTATTAGGAGCTTCCAAGAGGTGTATTGTTTTTGAAGTGTTAGTTTGACATAATTCTATGGGGATTTGGCTCTCTTTGGTCCTGGTATCCTCATTCACATCGAGTTCCCTTGTATTAGAAACCTTCACATGGTGTGCCACCGAAACATTACCAATACTATTTTCACCTAAACCAGTCAGAATCATACCCTCGCCTTTCTGAGCACCCTTTCTCTTGCATATAGTAAGTTCTGGTGTACTACTTACACGGCGAACATCCTCTTCGCTTGTGTTAATCAAGATGTCATTGTCTTCCCTCCTAGCATCCTCACCTCCAGAAATTTCTGCCGTATCATGATTTACAGTAACTCCATTTGTGCAAACAGTGTTTTTTTTACTGACATTCTTAGGAGCTTTGCTCTCTTTCATGCTAGATTCTGTCCGCCTATGAGAAATTCTCAGAGGATTACTTGCAACTGCAGCACTCGTTTCACCTGAAAGAGACATGATTTCACCCTCCTCCTGATAATTATCATACGTAGACACCAAAGTTGCACTCCTAACACCTGAATCCATGGAGCTCCTATCTCCTTTCCCAGGATGCTCACTTCGTCTTGTAGCAAGTGCTTCTGTAGATTTAATGGCTGAAGCAGCAATAATATCACCTCGACCCATGGAGCTTCTATTCTCTTCCTTTCCAAGGTGCTTACTCCCACTACGATTTGTTGAATCAAGAATTTTCTTGGACTCGATGGCTGAAGTGGCTTTCCTTTTACGTGGATTTATCGAGTTGCTATTTTCACCCTTCTGGACATTCACACCATTACCAGCTCCAGCTGTACCACTAGTGCTTACCATATTATGTTCAGAT
This sequence is a window from Aegilops tauschii subsp. strangulata cultivar AL8/78 chromosome 7, Aet v6.0, whole genome shotgun sequence. Protein-coding genes within it:
- the LOC109743779 gene encoding uncharacterized protein, whose product is MDPAPPYDHRRGGGGHYYPAQQQHHHSGHFAPGGGGGPVRSRQEQYDPYEAFPPPPPYHHPPPSDHHPRLHHYHNQQLPPPPPLPPPPPHRPAYAPTPPPPPPPEAYSTPPPPPPPYHGSPAPHYHGHQRHPDEEIRRAAGHHHQHNPQHHHQQHQQPQHHHQQQQHHHHHQQQHQQPPWEDPEERRRRFAPAHQEPEEDRRRYAPAHQEPEDDRRRYTPAHQETGEDRRRYAPAHQEPEDDRRRYTSPHQLRLSPPPSPRKKQRCALHDRVDIESTSSSGPPPSRHQRQQPHASYAAVDSFADRAPAHPGYSHESFSTHSDSKGSRKIQMVSQTSTLSGERGSPRSPRATIVAHPRRTPQKEPAPRRLSVWQRIEEGPAAATRPPPPPPPKALHISPAKSSTAGSASKGLASVISVDCKAKSAGSNEGDSTKVIQKDAGKNVRKVLSSVLVKPSPESKEKEGDVEKLPGKHVQENVSGSPSESLGLAGRPVAGVKKVKKIVIKKIVRRIVGKDKQISSEIVSEKRDNIDAIANASEKEEGEIITSSLEKDTVSEHNMVSTSGTAGAGNGVNVQKGENSNSINPRKRKATSAIESKKILDSTNRSGSKHLGKEENRSSMGRGDIIAASAIKSTEALATRRSEHPGKGDRSSMDSGVRSATLVSTYDNYQEEGEIMSLSGETSAAVASNPLRISHRRTESSMKESKAPKNVSKKNTVCTNGVTVNHDTAEISGGEDARREDNDILINTSEEDVRRVSSTPELTICKRKGAQKGEGMILTGLGENSIGNVSVAHHVKVSNTRELDVNEDTRTKESQIPIELCQTNTSKTIHLLEAPNTSETTMSKFVMGSTERHATTTCNSGSTPEFNLAGGFGNSHKEDLLNDGTAFNETDAPMEVEGRDFFNLSCSRNVESMNVPPLDADLMEDLTRGIVLNNGIERGATAQVAELINLHRGHLPPEIDFPLAHSRESSSVSGNSEQSVPTTLTLGSNFYFSNNIESERQLKENNELLEGQKGLDVSTVTEFDSLVKQKGVADDDSVGVGSQNWLTLPPAVNSIAMSEQFVTNDATVRKDRIGLDQSVDNDTSVSQDHDTAQGLEQCGSVDAFSSQVNSIRLSVSGSDMPQSDSLTPEISGNVEKHGEIILSGLHSISSINVVDQHDHQMVDISVGNPTEPAIIPAVESIDVMDAELVSPQVSVELDNTYDSNKGISGDVEKHVEVVLSGLHSISSINVVDQHDHQMVDNPVGNPIEPAIPAVESTDVMDTTLSPQVSVEPDNNTYNSNTEGSVVNSSTKRDLLSSWIESVVSEAKKDHQPCKSTLPSISLPVLAPKEDSRRAGLDSVGNPVGKSPQMNCTSSMPPKVAPKQANLPSSSREPPRVSSNPRHKTWYRGDLTSSTSLPSSQPSGLPPKQPPRRNDKTQNSYIRKGNALIRNPATGKLSHSSSLDTQNKLNKPVIRRSMNFVRKVDSNDSAARSNFTVERPKTPPLPLHAKSINSTTNLPEQLSKTLPKQHVPETEKEDSAKQLNSGVDTPSIRSAQTPEPSDASKVVYVRPKSNQLVAAQRQHPDDPTKSSTDKVLSLQPPTASDLYFKKRKNQIVLSSSSSDGQNTKEIATAESLNSGENNVQVASSNNSINGLKERPHKALRTNNMGTSSHVWTLSGQQPQRKGSVGTSYAKAFPRILPWKRKIYYKNFRSSHTQNVSSLRIVRKLLQTKKRDMIYTVSTNGFSIRKSGVLSVGGSSLKWSRSLEKRSQKVNEEATLAVADVEKKRGEKRKRQYLHYTGRNDQYSLSVAGNQLRNNNQASSDLRRSSTCNGYVRVSKGNQLVRNPKKVTRMLANEKVRWSLHTVRSRLAKKRQYCQFFTRFGECKKPKGECRYIHDPAKVTICTKFLKGLCSDTSCKLTHKVLPERMQDCSYFLKGLCTNTACPYRHVKVNSKAPACEDFLKGYCADGDECRKKHSYACPVFEATGECPQQSTCKLHHPTKKTIKSKRSRPDTPQNSSWGRYFDTSIRHDSETSKVSSGQDDRQKQQHDIFSGGDFTDFITLDIDGEEGASALDSIQSVDVPDSIQSVDGPGSIPGVDAPDSIQLMELDSGELGREADDLDALIKPLRIMRTARV